One Bacteroidota bacterium DNA window includes the following coding sequences:
- a CDS encoding sigma-54 dependent transcriptional regulator produces the protein MKKGSILIVDDNISILKSLQLLLKSEYQQIDIISNPEQIKQMFAKTAYDLVLLDMNFKTGINTGNEGLFWLKKILDIDSDAVVILITAYGDIELAVKAIKQGATDFVQKPWDAEKLLATLHSAYKLRTSKYEIAKLKNKHQVFQENITNNHFQIIGKSKAMIEVFSMIEKVAATDANVLLLGENGTGKDLFARLIHLKSKRAKEIFIAVDVGSISESLFESELFGYKKGAFTDAKEDRIGKIEAANGGTLFLDEIANLPPSMQAKLLRTIQEKQITKLGSNKPIDLDIRLITATNKSVDQLINDGLFREDLYFRINTIEITIPPLRKRKDDIIMIAEFFLKKYREKYEKPQLKLNQDAIDKLTQYYWPGNVRELKHSIEKAVILSESNLLTPEDFFFKTNTEMQDEVQSFKLNEFEKEALFKALAKHRNNLSNVAKEMGISRTTLYKKIKKYDL, from the coding sequence ATGAAAAAGGGAAGTATCTTAATCGTTGATGATAATATCAGTATTCTTAAATCGCTTCAGTTACTGCTTAAATCGGAATATCAACAAATTGATATCATTAGTAATCCCGAACAAATCAAACAAATGTTCGCGAAAACCGCCTATGATCTTGTACTGTTGGATATGAATTTTAAAACAGGGATAAATACGGGAAATGAAGGTTTGTTCTGGCTTAAAAAAATTTTGGATATTGATTCGGATGCGGTTGTTATTTTAATCACTGCTTACGGCGATATCGAATTGGCGGTTAAGGCAATCAAGCAAGGTGCTACGGATTTTGTGCAGAAACCATGGGATGCCGAAAAACTTCTTGCAACTTTGCACTCGGCATATAAACTAAGAACTTCAAAATACGAGATCGCGAAGCTAAAGAACAAACATCAGGTTTTTCAGGAAAATATTACGAACAATCATTTTCAGATTATTGGAAAATCAAAAGCAATGATTGAAGTTTTTTCGATGATCGAAAAAGTTGCAGCTACTGATGCAAATGTACTTTTATTGGGAGAAAACGGGACAGGAAAGGATTTATTTGCCCGACTAATTCACCTTAAATCAAAACGGGCAAAAGAAATTTTTATCGCTGTTGACGTGGGCTCCATCAGCGAATCCTTATTCGAGAGCGAACTTTTTGGATATAAAAAAGGGGCATTCACCGATGCAAAGGAAGACCGGATTGGAAAAATTGAAGCCGCCAATGGGGGAACCCTCTTTTTGGATGAAATTGCCAATCTACCGCCTTCGATGCAAGCAAAACTTTTGAGGACAATTCAGGAAAAACAAATCACCAAACTGGGCTCTAACAAACCCATTGATCTGGATATCCGTCTCATTACTGCTACCAATAAGTCGGTCGATCAACTCATCAATGATGGGTTATTTAGGGAAGATTTGTATTTCAGGATAAACACCATCGAAATTACCATCCCCCCACTGCGTAAAAGAAAAGACGACATTATTATGATTGCGGAATTTTTCCTGAAAAAATATCGTGAAAAATATGAAAAACCCCAGTTAAAATTGAATCAGGATGCCATTGACAAATTGACCCAGTATTACTGGCCGGGTAATGTAAGAGAGCTTAAACACAGCATTGAAAAAGCTGTTATTTTAAGCGAATCAAATCTACTAACTCCCGAAGACTTTTTCTTTAAAACAAATACTGAAATGCAGGATGAAGTACAAAGTTTTAAACTCAACGAATTTGAAAAAGAAGCATTGTTTAAAGCCTTGGCAAAGCACCGGAACAACTTAAGCAACGTAGCGAAAGAGATGGGGATTTCCCGAACCACCCTTTATAAAAAAATTAAAAAGTATGATTTATAA
- a CDS encoding ABC transporter permease, with protein sequence MFFNYIKIAIRAFGRNKLISIINLLGLSIGIAIFAISIFYVDYEFNYENFQPNNDQIYRICLNKEFVGSPSALGRLISRDFPEVESFARIGRSSWSEKVTIKANETFFYESRFFFTDSTFFKTFDYQLVLGDRESVLNEAFSVVINEKTAIKYFNKIDVLGKTIEFNGKTYVISGVAKDVPPNSHFHFDLITTFRGTGDYMYADLKKYWGSINYFTYVKFKENVSVRNFQNKLIEYATEEYKDYAGIEFFRNLYFQPIRLAHVEIIRGNLEAPVNKKYLLIYIFVAIVILVVASINYVNLSIAASLRRAKEVGLRKVVGADRYKIRNQFLSESVMFTVFSLALSFVFIESFIPLLNRWFELNIFIDYLDWRFIVFSIIIIIWVGIISGSYPAFVVSRLQPIKVLKSGFGGNKANTTFRNVLMVIQFVISISLIVGAFFITQQMNYVDNLDLGYNRHGVVNIPLHDDRLKEKGEIIKQEFAKNSEIIDLSANSFNITDQPFHQTVYYENGNEVEQDMTWYILVDKDFFKTYKIRILQGNTFPQVSFENPTAAYVINKSAAVAYFGDGNPIGKRLSMQSEKNMGYVAGVVDDFNFRSLHYAVEPLVFSMDPYGYDYLSLRIDPEKSEQTMDFIESKWMELYPNYPFEIQYVDNEYKKLYKAEFQTGSLILVFTMLSILISCMGLFGINSLITKYRIREISVRKVFGASVSRIVLILSSNIAKLVLIANIIAWPLSYYTMDNWLNNFTYRIQMNWYIFILAGLITLIISLLTVSAQAIKAANTNPSETLKFE encoded by the coding sequence ATGTTTTTTAATTATATAAAAATAGCCATCAGGGCATTTGGGCGGAATAAACTCATTTCTATCATTAACCTTTTAGGCTTATCAATTGGGATTGCCATCTTTGCCATCAGTATTTTTTATGTTGATTATGAGTTTAACTATGAAAATTTTCAACCCAATAACGATCAGATTTATCGCATTTGCCTAAATAAAGAATTTGTGGGTTCTCCAAGTGCCCTTGGCAGGTTGATCTCAAGAGATTTTCCGGAAGTTGAATCTTTTGCAAGAATTGGTAGATCAAGTTGGTCGGAAAAAGTTACGATAAAAGCCAATGAAACTTTCTTCTATGAGTCCCGTTTCTTTTTTACTGATAGTACATTCTTTAAAACATTTGATTATCAATTGGTGCTTGGAGACAGGGAAAGTGTGCTGAACGAAGCTTTTTCGGTTGTTATCAACGAAAAGACTGCAATTAAATACTTTAATAAAATTGATGTACTTGGCAAAACCATCGAATTTAATGGGAAGACTTATGTAATTTCGGGTGTCGCAAAGGATGTTCCCCCTAATTCGCATTTTCATTTCGATCTCATCACCACTTTTCGTGGTACTGGAGATTATATGTACGCCGATTTAAAAAAATACTGGGGTTCAATAAATTATTTTACTTATGTTAAATTCAAGGAAAACGTATCAGTAAGAAATTTTCAGAATAAACTGATTGAATATGCTACCGAAGAATATAAAGATTACGCAGGAATTGAATTTTTCAGAAATTTATATTTTCAACCGATCAGGCTTGCCCATGTTGAAATTATCAGAGGAAACCTTGAAGCACCCGTGAATAAAAAATACCTGCTCATTTATATTTTTGTTGCCATCGTTATTTTGGTAGTTGCTTCCATAAATTACGTGAACCTATCCATCGCTGCTTCCCTTCGCAGGGCAAAAGAAGTTGGATTAAGAAAAGTTGTTGGTGCCGACCGGTATAAAATCCGTAATCAGTTTTTAAGTGAATCTGTCATGTTTACAGTCTTTTCATTAGCATTAAGTTTCGTTTTTATCGAATCATTTATTCCTTTGTTAAACCGATGGTTCGAACTTAACATTTTTATCGATTATCTGGATTGGAGATTTATTGTTTTTAGCATAATTATAATCATTTGGGTTGGCATAATATCCGGAAGCTATCCCGCCTTTGTGGTTTCAAGGTTGCAACCCATTAAGGTATTAAAATCCGGATTTGGGGGGAACAAGGCCAATACCACTTTCAGAAATGTTTTGATGGTTATTCAATTCGTAATTTCCATTTCTTTGATTGTTGGGGCATTTTTTATCACCCAGCAAATGAATTATGTGGATAACCTTGATTTAGGATATAACCGTCATGGGGTTGTGAATATACCGCTTCATGATGATCGCTTGAAAGAAAAAGGGGAGATTATCAAACAGGAGTTTGCTAAAAATTCTGAAATCATTGATTTATCGGCCAATTCCTTCAATATTACAGATCAACCATTTCACCAGACAGTTTATTATGAAAATGGAAATGAAGTAGAACAAGATATGACCTGGTATATTTTGGTTGACAAGGATTTTTTTAAAACTTATAAAATAAGGATTCTGCAAGGAAATACTTTTCCACAGGTCTCTTTTGAAAATCCAACAGCAGCATATGTGATAAATAAATCAGCAGCAGTTGCATATTTCGGTGATGGAAATCCGATTGGTAAACGACTGAGTATGCAAAGTGAAAAAAATATGGGTTACGTGGCAGGTGTGGTCGACGATTTTAATTTCAGGTCGCTGCATTATGCCGTAGAACCTTTGGTCTTTTCTATGGATCCTTATGGATATGATTATCTATCTCTTAGGATTGATCCGGAAAAAAGTGAACAAACTATGGATTTTATTGAAAGCAAATGGATGGAATTGTATCCGAATTACCCTTTCGAAATTCAGTATGTCGACAACGAATACAAAAAACTTTATAAGGCTGAATTCCAAACAGGATCATTAATACTAGTGTTTACGATGCTTTCAATATTGATTTCCTGTATGGGACTTTTCGGGATTAACAGTTTAATTACCAAATACCGGATTCGGGAAATTAGTGTGCGTAAGGTTTTTGGCGCAAGCGTAAGCCGCATAGTTTTGATATTATCGTCCAATATCGCGAAGCTGGTTTTAATTGCAAATATTATTGCCTGGCCTTTATCTTATTATACCATGGATAATTGGCTGAATAATTTTACCTATCGGATTCAAATGAATTGGTATATATTTATTTTGGCGGGTTTAATAACACTTATTATATCATTGTTAACAGTGAGTGCACAAGCTATCAAGGCTGCCAATACAAATCCATCAGAAACATTAAAATTTGAATAA
- a CDS encoding ABC transporter permease gives MWINYLKVIVRTLIRNKFFSLINIIGLSVGIAAFVLIMMFVEHEFEFDKHFKNANQIYRVTLDMEWEQAPTQFTALAPGPTAIQLAKDYPEIIAGTRFSTSDRRMFEAVDDHLNTVGQKFYENNIFMVDSNFFKVFNIHVVAGDKNTMLTVPNSIVLSESLAEKYFGMIDVVGRTLKMDNEQHLTITGVIKDLPTTTHFKTDILLTTNGDPNFNINNWRTFLYSFVRITENADLKNIDQKLLAFKEKYYAPWKETSTFRFQKMLDIHLKNDRIFDYALTGDFKNVLFLISIAFLVLVIACMNFMNLSTARSMHRSKEVGIRKVVGASRTNLIVQFLGESIMVSFISMFIGIVLIESIIPEFQKLISANLSVNYLKHLISFIGLTIVVGLFSGIYPAFFTSSFQPMVALKNKTVLGGTSIITRKILVIFQFVVMVILLSGVMVIFQQMKYVKNRPLGFDKDQIVYTSFKDEIQGGQANLLKEMLLSNPNIKTAFLTSQLPGETPFGDHFLIEGNEKSFPARTTSIGYEYIPGLKIEILTGRNFSKEFGTDSSSCIINESAMKKFGWNMDDVIGKKMSWNFASSWDNQINGRVIGVVKDYHFKSLHEEIEPIILTFNPSLNRIVAAKVNMENIDQTIRFIEKSFKEINPAYPFEYSFLSDDFEVLYKREAQFEKIFRYFVVLAIIIAILGLLGLTAFMAEKKVREIGIRKTYGASILGIIKLFTREFTLYVSIANIIGIPIAILIMNRWLNNFYYRINITWWLFLMVFILSLIIAIGTVAFLAWKAALKNPIEAIKYE, from the coding sequence ATGTGGATCAATTATTTGAAAGTAATTGTTAGAACTTTAATCAGGAATAAATTCTTTTCACTGATCAATATCATTGGTTTATCTGTGGGGATAGCAGCCTTCGTGCTGATTATGATGTTTGTTGAGCATGAATTTGAATTTGACAAACATTTTAAAAATGCTAATCAAATATACCGGGTTACTTTGGATATGGAATGGGAACAAGCCCCCACCCAATTTACGGCACTGGCTCCCGGTCCAACAGCCATTCAACTGGCAAAAGATTACCCAGAAATCATTGCAGGTACCCGTTTTAGTACATCCGATCGAAGGATGTTCGAGGCAGTTGACGATCATTTAAATACTGTAGGACAGAAATTTTATGAGAACAATATTTTTATGGTTGATTCAAATTTCTTTAAAGTATTTAATATTCACGTTGTTGCTGGTGATAAAAACACAATGCTGACAGTTCCGAATTCAATTGTTTTATCGGAAAGTTTGGCCGAAAAATATTTTGGAATGATTGACGTGGTTGGACGAACTTTAAAAATGGATAATGAGCAGCATTTAACCATTACAGGGGTGATAAAGGATTTGCCAACTACCACCCATTTTAAAACAGACATTTTACTCACCACCAACGGCGATCCCAATTTCAATATCAATAATTGGCGGACATTTTTGTATTCATTTGTCAGGATTACAGAAAATGCCGATTTGAAAAATATCGATCAAAAACTGCTTGCTTTCAAGGAAAAATATTACGCTCCATGGAAAGAAACTTCAACTTTCCGCTTTCAAAAAATGCTCGATATTCACCTCAAAAACGACCGGATTTTTGATTATGCCCTGACTGGAGATTTTAAAAATGTATTGTTTTTAATTTCCATTGCTTTTTTGGTTCTGGTTATCGCTTGTATGAATTTTATGAATTTATCGACTGCCAGATCCATGCATCGATCAAAGGAAGTAGGGATCAGAAAGGTTGTTGGGGCAAGCCGTACAAATCTAATCGTGCAGTTTTTGGGCGAATCCATCATGGTATCTTTCATCTCCATGTTTATTGGCATTGTTTTGATTGAATCGATCATTCCCGAATTTCAAAAATTAATTAGTGCCAATTTATCGGTTAATTATTTAAAACATTTAATCAGTTTTATTGGATTGACCATAGTTGTTGGATTATTCTCAGGAATCTATCCTGCCTTTTTCACTTCTTCTTTTCAGCCCATGGTTGCTTTAAAAAATAAAACCGTTTTGGGAGGAACTAGCATTATCACCCGTAAAATATTGGTGATTTTCCAATTTGTGGTAATGGTGATTTTATTGAGTGGAGTAATGGTGATTTTTCAGCAAATGAAATATGTGAAAAACCGACCCTTGGGTTTTGATAAAGATCAAATTGTTTATACCTCTTTTAAAGATGAGATTCAGGGAGGACAAGCAAATTTATTGAAAGAGATGTTGCTTTCGAATCCAAATATCAAAACCGCTTTTCTTACCTCTCAACTTCCCGGTGAAACTCCTTTTGGAGATCATTTTTTGATTGAAGGAAATGAAAAGTCATTTCCGGCCCGAACAACAAGTATTGGCTACGAATACATACCAGGGCTTAAAATCGAAATTCTTACCGGAAGAAATTTTTCAAAAGAATTTGGAACTGATTCTTCTTCATGCATCATAAATGAAAGCGCCATGAAGAAATTCGGATGGAATATGGATGATGTGATTGGTAAAAAAATGAGCTGGAACTTTGCTTCCAGCTGGGATAACCAGATAAATGGTCGTGTGATTGGGGTTGTTAAAGATTATCATTTTAAATCATTGCATGAAGAAATTGAACCCATCATTTTAACATTCAATCCTTCACTTAATCGAATTGTTGCGGCAAAAGTCAACATGGAGAATATTGATCAAACCATCAGATTTATCGAAAAATCATTTAAAGAAATTAATCCGGCTTATCCTTTTGAGTATAGTTTCTTGTCCGACGATTTTGAGGTGCTTTACAAAAGGGAAGCACAATTCGAAAAAATATTCAGATATTTTGTTGTTCTGGCTATCATCATAGCAATTCTTGGTTTATTGGGCCTAACGGCATTTATGGCCGAAAAGAAGGTGAGGGAAATAGGCATCCGTAAAACTTATGGGGCTTCTATTTTAGGTATCATTAAATTATTTACCCGCGAATTTACCCTTTATGTAAGCATTGCAAATATTATCGGAATACCTATTGCCATCTTGATTATGAACCGATGGTTGAACAATTTTTATTACCGGATCAATATTACCTGGTGGCTATTTTTAATGGTTTTTATACTCAGTTTAATTATTGCCATTGGCACTGTTGCATTTCTTGCCTGGAAAGCAGCCCTTAAAAATCCAATTGAGGCTATTAAATATGAATGA
- a CDS encoding ABC transporter permease, which translates to MIQNYLKTALRLLIRQKSYSMINIGGLAIGMSVCILILSYVIHELSFDKFHEKSDQIYRVGLNATVGGNIMNLAVTSAPMGEALREDFPEVIDNTKFVIASGQEFEVGERKFIQDGILYADSSFLDIFSFKLIQGNRTEVLLNPRSIVLTETVAKKFFGENKAVGEVIRIDNEIAYTVTGVLQDIPPNSQIQFQLIVSMDIRDPSSRLYGSNSWGNIMMYSYVMLDKNADYLKLQEKFNDFKIRHTQQLVDMGVHFDLFLQPLTSIHLYSNLEREGDNKGDITYVYLFSAIATFILFIACINYMNLASARSFKRAKEVGMRKIHGAIRSQLIRQFIGESILFSIVAFVLSIIIVQITLPMFNNLVYQNDSSSDLFSNKLTIIGVFVAITFIVGILAGSYPAFYMSSFSPIAALKGEKVKGKKKSLLRNILVVIQFSIAVTLIICTSVIYKQLNFMQNKDLGFKGENRIIIPIRSESLRKKSEVLRNEFIALSDVEKVSITNGAPGIGMSGSGYYPEGGDNNNPVIIYNSTIDDQFVETMGMEIVIGRNFSHEFGTDTLAVLINEELAKRYNWDDPIGKKLSVNVGDSVPRIDFKVVGVLKSFHFRSLLTKVEPFAYHYRQSNMQYVLIKLNAKNKESALKKVEEKWAELSNNAPFDYLFVDENFKKSYFSYIRMGILFTAFTLIAIFIACIGLFGLASFLTELRTKEIGIRKVNGAGVMKILQLLNTDFLKWVCIANIIAWPVAWYFMTEWLKNFSYQISLSWYYFAFGALLSIMIALITVSYQSIKSATQNPVDCLRYE; encoded by the coding sequence ATGATTCAAAATTATCTTAAAACCGCACTTCGATTATTGATCCGCCAAAAAAGCTATTCGATGATAAACATTGGTGGCCTGGCTATTGGTATGTCAGTCTGTATCCTTATCCTATCCTATGTTATTCATGAACTTAGCTTTGATAAATTTCATGAAAAGTCAGATCAAATTTATAGGGTTGGTTTGAATGCTACCGTTGGTGGGAATATAATGAACCTTGCTGTTACGAGTGCTCCAATGGGAGAAGCTTTACGTGAAGATTTTCCGGAAGTGATTGACAATACAAAGTTTGTTATCGCCAGTGGTCAGGAATTCGAAGTTGGAGAACGAAAATTTATTCAGGATGGAATTTTATATGCTGATTCTTCGTTTTTGGATATTTTTTCTTTTAAACTGATTCAAGGTAATCGAACAGAAGTTTTATTGAATCCCAGAAGCATCGTTTTAACGGAAACTGTCGCTAAAAAATTCTTCGGAGAAAACAAGGCTGTGGGAGAGGTCATTCGGATCGATAATGAAATTGCTTACACTGTTACCGGTGTATTGCAGGATATTCCTCCGAATTCTCAAATCCAGTTTCAACTAATTGTTAGTATGGACATCAGAGATCCCAGCTCCAGGTTATATGGATCAAATAGTTGGGGAAATATTATGATGTATTCCTATGTAATGTTGGATAAAAATGCAGATTATCTGAAATTACAGGAGAAATTTAATGATTTTAAAATAAGGCATACACAACAATTGGTTGATATGGGTGTGCATTTTGATCTTTTTTTACAACCATTAACCAGCATCCATTTATATTCAAATTTGGAAAGAGAAGGGGATAATAAAGGGGATATCACCTATGTTTATTTATTTTCAGCCATTGCCACATTTATTCTCTTCATTGCATGTATTAATTATATGAATCTGGCATCAGCCCGTTCATTTAAACGTGCCAAAGAAGTGGGAATGCGTAAAATTCATGGAGCCATCCGGTCTCAATTGATACGTCAATTTATAGGAGAATCTATCTTATTTAGCATAGTCGCTTTTGTGTTATCAATTATAATTGTTCAGATTACTTTGCCGATGTTCAATAATTTAGTCTATCAAAATGACAGTTCTTCGGATTTATTCAGTAATAAGCTGACAATTATTGGTGTTTTTGTGGCGATTACTTTTATTGTTGGTATTTTGGCAGGATCATATCCTGCCTTTTATATGTCATCCTTTTCGCCCATTGCTGCTTTAAAGGGTGAAAAAGTGAAAGGCAAGAAAAAATCATTATTGCGCAATATATTAGTAGTTATACAGTTTAGCATTGCCGTGACTCTAATAATTTGCACTTCGGTTATTTATAAGCAATTAAATTTTATGCAGAATAAAGATCTGGGGTTTAAAGGAGAGAATAGAATTATTATACCAATTAGGAGTGAATCATTGCGGAAAAAGAGTGAAGTTTTAAGAAATGAATTTATAGCATTATCTGATGTTGAAAAGGTCAGCATTACGAATGGTGCTCCTGGTATTGGGATGAGTGGCTCGGGGTATTATCCAGAAGGTGGTGATAATAATAATCCGGTTATTATTTATAATAGTACCATTGATGATCAGTTTGTTGAAACAATGGGAATGGAAATTGTTATTGGAAGGAATTTTTCTCATGAATTTGGCACTGATACATTAGCTGTATTAATTAATGAAGAGCTTGCAAAAAGATATAATTGGGATGATCCAATTGGTAAAAAATTATCAGTTAATGTTGGAGACAGTGTGCCACGGATTGATTTTAAAGTAGTTGGGGTGCTTAAGAGTTTTCATTTCCGTTCTTTGCTTACAAAAGTGGAACCCTTTGCATACCATTACCGACAATCAAATATGCAATATGTTTTGATAAAATTAAATGCTAAAAACAAAGAATCAGCTTTAAAAAAGGTTGAAGAAAAATGGGCCGAATTATCAAATAATGCCCCATTCGATTATTTATTTGTTGATGAAAATTTTAAAAAGAGTTATTTTTCCTATATCCGAATGGGAATACTGTTCACAGCTTTTACCTTGATTGCCATATTTATAGCATGTATCGGATTATTTGGTTTGGCATCATTCCTAACCGAGTTGCGAACAAAGGAAATTGGAATCCGCAAAGTAAATGGTGCGGGTGTAATGAAAATTTTGCAGTTGTTAAATACTGATTTTTTGAAATGGGTATGCATTGCTAATATTATTGCATGGCCTGTTGCTTGGTATTTTATGACTGAATGGCTGAAGAATTTTTCTTATCAAATAAGCTTAAGCTGGTATTATTTTGCTTTTGGTGCATTACTTTCAATAATGATTGCGCTGATTACAGTCAGCTATCAATCAATTAAATCGGCAACACAAAACCCGGTAGATTGTTTGAGATATGAATAG
- a CDS encoding ABC transporter permease, with translation MVNYYFKTAWINIKSRKLSSLINVAGLVLGMSISIIILLWVFNQLSYDRIHEKNDRTYQLYKEWVVSRKNNINSGTAPALVPSMAADLPEIEKYARFRVFIQRERNNNLIKYKDVVFSEEFFGFADTDFFQIFSFPFLEGDPNTALLDPNSIVLTASFSKKIFGDEDPMGKVIQVDNNFNFKVTGILKDVPENSSLQFVSLIPFIRITDFMPENGNYDINGNWGLHFFQSYILLKEGTDIENFRQKAYGYLQARQPEFENNWQYYIHLMPLKNMYLESDKIIGGAANKKGNKSNVNMFLIISGLLLLVSCINFMTLTTARSSIRAKEVGIKKTFGALRKNLIIQFYLETLLMAILSLLISLAIVKLILPFCNQLIGETLSFSSFGSIKIVGVLILITLASSVMAGSYPALLLSNFRPIKVLYGASGNKQGGNLFRKILVLIQFTFSVALIIGTVIIFSQYSFIRNKDLGFDYKNTVTINVSGKYLEKFDFIKTELLKNPDIVNVTASTAAMSAGAYSSSNFLWMGADEKFINGGGDFGFNHIEHDFLKTFGIKLIMGEDLSPSVKMRHKEIIINESTLGRMNIENPIGMKVVPHRGSFDKEHNIIGIIKDFHFQTLKSEIRPLVLSYDPRMFRFIYVKINPENKTNAINHIEKTLLSADPNIPFEYQFLEVEFDKLYRAEAFMANLFGIFSIILVIITCLGLFALSAFTAEQKIKEIGIRKTFGASMKDIVLLLVKSIIYLTILANIIAWPIAYYLFDKWLDNFAYHIDLRPWIFILSFFISMGISLTIVIYQSVKAGRSNPLDSLRYQ, from the coding sequence ATGGTCAACTATTATTTTAAAACCGCTTGGATAAATATTAAAAGCAGAAAGTTATCCTCCCTTATAAATGTAGCCGGGCTGGTATTGGGAATGTCGATCAGTATCATTATTCTTTTATGGGTATTTAATCAATTAAGCTACGACCGTATTCACGAAAAAAACGACCGTACCTATCAGCTTTACAAGGAATGGGTAGTCTCACGTAAAAACAATATTAATTCTGGAACAGCCCCAGCCTTGGTTCCAAGTATGGCAGCCGATCTTCCTGAAATTGAAAAATATGCACGTTTCCGGGTCTTTATTCAAAGAGAGCGTAACAACAACCTGATTAAATATAAAGACGTCGTTTTTTCAGAAGAATTTTTTGGATTTGCCGATACTGATTTCTTTCAGATATTTTCGTTCCCCTTTTTAGAAGGGGACCCAAATACCGCTTTGCTCGATCCAAATTCAATCGTATTGACAGCATCTTTTTCAAAAAAAATATTTGGGGACGAAGACCCCATGGGAAAAGTAATTCAGGTGGACAACAACTTTAACTTTAAGGTAACAGGCATACTAAAGGATGTTCCCGAAAATTCAAGCCTTCAGTTTGTTTCGCTCATCCCGTTTATTCGAATAACGGATTTCATGCCTGAAAATGGAAATTATGATATTAATGGTAATTGGGGACTTCATTTTTTTCAAAGCTATATTTTATTAAAAGAGGGTACGGATATTGAAAATTTCCGGCAAAAAGCATATGGTTATCTTCAGGCCAGACAACCTGAATTTGAAAATAATTGGCAATACTATATTCACCTGATGCCCTTAAAAAACATGTATCTGGAGTCCGATAAAATTATAGGAGGCGCGGCCAATAAAAAAGGGAACAAAAGCAATGTAAATATGTTTCTGATTATTTCGGGCCTGTTATTGTTGGTTTCCTGTATCAATTTCATGACCCTGACAACGGCCCGTTCATCCATTCGTGCCAAAGAGGTCGGGATCAAAAAAACATTTGGGGCACTGCGAAAAAACCTGATCATCCAATTTTATCTCGAAACGCTGTTAATGGCTATCCTCTCATTACTGATTTCATTGGCCATTGTAAAACTCATTCTGCCATTTTGCAATCAGTTGATCGGAGAAACATTGTCGTTCAGCAGCTTTGGAAGTATAAAAATAGTGGGCGTATTAATTTTGATCACCTTGGCCAGCAGTGTTATGGCAGGGAGCTATCCGGCTCTTTTATTGTCGAATTTCCGTCCCATTAAAGTCCTTTATGGTGCGTCCGGAAACAAACAAGGGGGGAACCTTTTTAGAAAAATATTGGTACTTATCCAGTTCACGTTTTCCGTTGCACTTATTATAGGGACGGTGATCATCTTCAGCCAATATTCATTTATCCGGAATAAAGACCTGGGGTTTGATTATAAAAATACGGTTACTATAAATGTATCCGGGAAATATCTTGAGAAATTTGATTTTATCAAAACCGAGTTATTAAAGAACCCCGATATTGTTAATGTCACGGCCAGTACTGCGGCCATGAGTGCTGGTGCATACTCATCATCTAACTTTTTGTGGATGGGGGCTGATGAAAAATTTATTAATGGAGGGGGAGATTTTGGATTCAATCATATTGAACATGACTTCTTAAAAACGTTTGGAATAAAACTAATCATGGGTGAAGATCTATCTCCATCTGTTAAAATGAGACATAAAGAGATTATAATTAATGAATCTACTTTGGGCAGAATGAATATCGAAAATCCAATCGGTATGAAAGTGGTTCCTCATAGGGGATCTTTTGATAAAGAACACAATATCATCGGCATAATAAAAGATTTTCACTTTCAGACCCTGAAATCTGAAATCCGTCCTTTGGTATTATCCTATGACCCAAGAATGTTTCGTTTTATCTATGTAAAAATTAATCCTGAAAATAAAACAAATGCGATCAATCATATTGAAAAAACCTTACTTTCGGCCGACCCCAATATTCCGTTTGAATATCAGTTCTTAGAGGTGGAATTCGATAAACTTTATCGCGCTGAAGCATTCATGGCAAATTTATTTGGCATTTTTTCAATCATTCTGGTCATCATCACCTGTTTGGGGCTTTTTGCACTTTCCGCATTTACGGCCGAGCAAAAGATTAAAGAAATCGGGATTAGGAAAACCTTTGGTGCTTCCATGAAAGATATTGTTTTGTTATTGGTGAAATCAATCATTTATCTGACGATTCTCGCAAATATTATTGCCTGGCCTATTGCCTATTACCTCTTTGACAAATGGCTTGACAACTTTGCTTATCACATCGACTTAAGGCCCTGGATATTTATTTTATCGTTTTTTATTTCCATGGGCATCAGTTTGACGATTGTAATCTATCAGTCTGTTAAAGCAGGGCGATCGAATCCGTTGGATAGTTTAAGATACCAATGA